A genomic region of Pyrus communis chromosome 14, drPyrComm1.1, whole genome shotgun sequence contains the following coding sequences:
- the LOC137716310 gene encoding probable F-box protein At2g36090 — translation MRDLLQMSVAQVENMASLNTDLFYDILKRLDGPTLASAACACAAFCSISKEERLWENVCSSMWPSTNREDVKSLILSIGGFRKFYADCFPLIVNKEVSEYQWNDYLEYPEEWTEAEYYGDMDEFESISPSDFVSLVDIRYKDKIICSKVLWGIPNANGFNGWFYNCPFRIDLLTYADRDDDNDGEVFLSAANGLPPITSMETERKDGKLWRGLRDGLRLSWIVVNRKIKQAANLASWCPLGGQRHWPTDKDFVIRFGSILPARDILPCQVVECILSMKFRVICTEGEGVQTTLKLTELSMQLEDMEGSHVNGRNSLLILKEALSCRRSKNYSEVLESCHLYSKVQNELKEEKMRNESRLDRLCILSGIAAFMSFCYYVL, via the exons ATGAG AGATCTATTGCAAATGTCAGTTGCACAGGTCGAGAATATGGCATCTTTGAACACAGACCTTTTCTACGATATATTGAAGCGTCTTGATGGACCAACTTTGGCTAGTGCAGCATGCGCCTGTGCAGCATTCTGTTCCATCTCAAAGGAAGAAAGATTGTGGGAAAATGTGTGCTCTTCTATGTGGCCTTCCACTAATCGGGAAGACGTCAAGAGTTTGATACTATCCATTGGTGGATTCCGAAAGTTCTATGCAGATTGTTTTCCCCTTATTGTAAACAAGGAAGTTTCCGAGTATCAATGGAATGACTACCTCGAGTATCCTGAAGAATGGACTGAGGCTGAATACTATGGTGACATGGATGAATTCGAAAGTATTTCACCATCGGATTTTGTTTCTCTCGTGGACATTAGGTACAAGGACAAAATAATCTGCTCAAAAGTTCTTTGGGGCATTCCGAATGCAAATGGCTTCAATGGTTGGTTTTACAACTGCCCTTTTCGGATCGATCTTCTTACTTATGCAGATAGAGATGATGACAACGACGGTGAAGTTTTCCTCTCTGCTGCTAACGGTCTACCACCGATCACATCTATGGAGACAGAAAGGAAGGATGGGAAGTTATGGAGGGGGCTGCGAGATGGACTCCGGCTTAGTTGGATTGTtgtaaatagaaaaataaagcaAGCTGCTAATCTTGCGAGCTGGTGCCCTCTCGGCGGTCAAAGACATTGGCCAACGGACAAGGATTTCGTGATTCGCTTTGGATCCATTCTTCCCGCCAGAGACATCCTTCCGTGTCAAGTAGTAGAATGCATCCTCAGTATGAAGTTCAGAGTGATTTGCACCGAAGGCGAAGGTGTTCAGACAACCCTCAAGTTAACGGAACTAAGCATGCAGTTGGAAGACATGGAAGGCTCCCACGTCAACGGAAGAAACAGTTTGCTTATTCTCAAGGAAGCGCTGAGCTGCCGGCGGAGCAAAAACTACAGCGAAGTTCTCGAGTCGTGTCACTTGTACTCGAAAGTACAGAACGAGCTGAAAGAGGAGAAGATGAGGAATGAGAGCCGGTTAGATAGGCTCTGTATCTTGAGCGGCATTGCCGCGTTCATGTCCTTCTGTTACTATGTTTTGTGA